A portion of the Adhaeribacter radiodurans genome contains these proteins:
- the der gene encoding ribosome biogenesis GTPase Der, producing MSNIVAIVGRPNVGKSTLFNRLVGERKAIMDNQSGVTRDRHYGYGEWIGKNFTVVDTGGYVHGSDDIFEGEIRKQVELAIKEATVILFMVDVEEGLHSLDEEFAAVLRRSDKPIYIVANKADTNLKAQFTGDFYALGLGEEIFPVSSASGSGTGDLLDEVVKHFQTEDVENPDEGIPKLAVVGRPNVGKSSFVNLLLGEERNIVTDVAGTTRDSINSRYNAFGMEFIITDTAGLRRKTKVHEDIEFYSVLRSIKAIEESDVCIVILDATRGLEAQDMNIIGLADKNRKGIVILVNKWDLVEKETNTMKEYEDQLREKLAPLTYMPIIFTSVLTKQRVHKAIETAYQVYKNKTQKISTSKLNDIILKEIEAYPPPAIKGKFVKIKYITQLPTHNPTFAFFCNLPQYIKESYTRFLENKIRKHFGFEGVPINVVFRKK from the coding sequence ATGTCAAATATTGTTGCAATTGTGGGTCGCCCTAACGTGGGCAAATCCACGCTTTTTAACCGCCTGGTAGGCGAGCGTAAAGCCATTATGGATAACCAAAGCGGCGTTACCCGCGACCGCCATTATGGCTACGGCGAATGGATCGGTAAGAATTTTACCGTGGTTGATACGGGCGGTTACGTACATGGCTCCGATGATATTTTCGAAGGCGAAATCCGGAAACAAGTAGAACTGGCCATTAAAGAGGCTACCGTAATTTTATTTATGGTGGATGTAGAAGAAGGTTTGCACAGCCTCGACGAAGAATTTGCCGCAGTACTGCGCCGCTCCGACAAGCCCATTTACATTGTGGCCAATAAAGCCGATACCAACTTAAAAGCGCAGTTTACCGGCGATTTTTACGCTTTAGGTTTGGGCGAGGAAATTTTTCCGGTATCATCGGCGAGTGGCTCCGGCACCGGCGATTTACTCGACGAAGTAGTAAAACACTTTCAAACGGAAGATGTTGAAAACCCCGACGAAGGTATTCCCAAATTGGCGGTAGTTGGTCGCCCTAACGTTGGTAAGTCATCATTCGTTAATTTGCTGCTCGGCGAAGAACGCAATATTGTTACTGATGTGGCGGGCACTACCCGTGATTCCATTAACTCGCGGTATAATGCCTTTGGGATGGAGTTTATAATTACTGATACAGCCGGCTTACGACGCAAAACCAAAGTTCACGAAGATATTGAATTTTATTCGGTACTTCGGTCTATAAAAGCTATCGAAGAATCAGATGTATGTATTGTAATACTGGATGCAACCCGCGGTCTGGAGGCCCAGGATATGAACATAATTGGCCTTGCCGATAAAAACCGGAAAGGCATTGTAATTTTAGTAAATAAATGGGATTTGGTTGAGAAAGAAACCAATACCATGAAAGAATACGAAGATCAGCTCCGGGAAAAATTGGCTCCTCTAACTTACATGCCTATAATTTTTACTTCAGTATTAACGAAACAACGGGTGCATAAAGCCATTGAAACGGCTTATCAGGTTTATAAAAACAAAACGCAGAAAATATCTACTTCTAAACTGAACGACATAATCTTAAAAGAAATAGAAGCGTATCCGCCACCAGCCATCAAAGGTAAGTTTGTGAAGATTAAGTATATTACGCAGTTGCCAACGCATAATCCTACATTTGCCTTTTTCTGTAATTTGCCGCAGTACATCAAAGAAAGCTATACTCGTTTTCTGGAAAATAAAATCCGGAAACACTTCGGCTTTGAAGGGGTGCCTATAAATGTTGTTTTCCGAAAAAAGTAA
- a CDS encoding entericidin — protein sequence MKKLLFMFIAASAFSFASCESKQEKAADDAAEHREDAAEHQEEAAQDNAEASKDSIDAVTPQ from the coding sequence ATGAAAAAGCTATTGTTTATGTTTATCGCGGCTAGTGCCTTTTCTTTTGCTTCTTGCGAATCTAAACAGGAAAAAGCGGCCGATGATGCTGCAGAGCATAGAGAAGATGCAGCGGAACACCAGGAAGAGGCTGCTCAAGATAATGCTGAAGCCTCAAAGGATAGTATCGATGCAGTTACTCCCCAGTAA
- a CDS encoding VOC family protein, with translation MLGLRTTIYKVGDITKAKAWYAQVFETAPYFDEPFYVGFNIKGYELGLQPEDTPTTNKTESVIAYWGVNQITEEYDRLITLGATENEKPYNVGGDIVTATMKDPWGNVIGLIYNPEFKLEDE, from the coding sequence ATGCTGGGGCTCCGAACAACCATTTACAAAGTAGGCGATATTACCAAAGCTAAAGCTTGGTACGCGCAGGTTTTTGAAACCGCCCCTTATTTTGACGAGCCATTTTACGTGGGCTTTAATATTAAAGGCTACGAACTCGGCCTTCAACCGGAAGACACACCCACCACCAACAAGACCGAAAGTGTAATAGCTTATTGGGGAGTAAATCAAATAACGGAAGAATATGACCGCCTGATTACCTTAGGAGCTACCGAGAACGAAAAGCCTTACAATGTAGGCGGCGATATTGTAACCGCCACCATGAAAGACCCTTGGGGCAATGTTATCGGGTTAATCTATAATCCGGAATTTAAATTAGAAGATGAGTAA
- a CDS encoding cytochrome b5 domain-containing protein has product MTEQVLPEYTKNQLALRNGQDREEIWIAYEGNIYDVKKSRLWSRGNHYEHWAGQDLTEELKDAPHTEYVFDKFQIIGRLKK; this is encoded by the coding sequence ATGACAGAACAAGTACTCCCGGAATACACTAAAAATCAATTGGCTTTGCGTAATGGGCAGGATCGCGAAGAAATCTGGATTGCGTACGAAGGCAACATCTATGACGTAAAAAAATCGCGGCTGTGGAGCCGGGGCAATCACTATGAGCATTGGGCCGGTCAGGACTTAACTGAAGAACTAAAAGATGCCCCGCATACCGAATACGTGTTCGACAAATTTCAAATAATTGGTCGTCTGAAAAAGTAA
- a CDS encoding formimidoylglutamase, with protein sequence MNLAIFFEPLPEELYLHQSNPKTFGASIDPFIHKFPEWRQADMAILGVNEIRGTGQDTNPELRPATEVRRQLYALKKGTGRYKIADLGDLLPGITLEDTYLRIKEIVENLISQNTLPIIIGGSHDLDYGQFLAYENLGKAINLVTIDSHIDMSEEVGVPPHKQHLQRILLHEPNYLFSLSQIAYQSYFVEQEVAVVLEKLHFETVRLGLVHTNIQEVEPVVRHADLISFDIRAIKHHDAPGYEPANPFGLTGEEACQLCWYAGLNDSLSSFGIYEYNPALDERQVTATTIAVMLWYFVEGFYHRKNETDFTSNKFLKYAIGFHDNPNKMVFYKSKVSDKWWMEVEPLRSEKQAKIIPCSYEDYLLAAKGEIPNRWILTQSRLA encoded by the coding sequence ATGAATTTAGCCATTTTCTTTGAGCCGCTTCCCGAAGAGCTTTACCTGCATCAAAGCAACCCGAAAACTTTTGGGGCCAGCATTGATCCGTTTATTCATAAGTTTCCGGAGTGGCGCCAGGCCGATATGGCCATACTGGGAGTAAATGAAATCCGGGGTACTGGTCAGGATACGAACCCGGAGCTACGACCCGCTACCGAAGTAAGGCGTCAGCTATACGCCCTTAAGAAAGGCACCGGCCGGTATAAGATTGCGGATTTAGGCGACTTATTGCCCGGCATAACCTTAGAAGACACTTACCTGCGGATTAAAGAAATTGTAGAAAATTTAATCAGCCAGAACACTTTACCAATTATTATCGGGGGCAGCCACGACCTGGATTACGGGCAATTTCTGGCCTACGAAAACCTGGGTAAAGCTATTAACCTGGTTACCATTGATTCGCACATTGACATGAGCGAAGAAGTTGGAGTACCGCCACATAAACAGCACTTACAACGCATTCTGCTGCACGAGCCTAATTACTTGTTCAGCCTGAGCCAGATTGCCTACCAATCTTATTTTGTAGAACAGGAAGTAGCCGTAGTTTTAGAAAAATTACACTTCGAAACAGTACGTTTGGGTTTGGTGCACACTAATATCCAGGAAGTAGAGCCGGTAGTGCGGCACGCCGATTTAATTAGTTTTGATATTCGGGCCATTAAACACCACGATGCGCCCGGCTACGAACCCGCCAACCCATTTGGCTTAACCGGCGAAGAAGCTTGCCAATTGTGCTGGTACGCTGGCCTAAACGATTCGCTGAGTTCTTTCGGCATTTACGAATACAACCCGGCTCTGGACGAACGCCAGGTAACCGCTACTACTATTGCGGTAATGCTCTGGTATTTTGTAGAAGGCTTTTACCACCGCAAGAACGAAACGGATTTTACCAGCAACAAATTTTTAAAATATGCCATTGGCTTTCATGATAACCCGAATAAAATGGTGTTTTACAAAAGCAAAGTGAGCGATAAATGGTGGATGGAAGTAGAACCCTTACGCTCCGAAAAGCAAGCCAAAATAATACCTTGCTCCTACGAAGATTACCTGCTCGCCGCCAAAGGAGAAATACCGAATCGCTGGATTTTAACCCAGTCGCGCCTGGCATAA
- a CDS encoding AMP-dependent synthetase/ligase — protein sequence MQITRAFDVLAYQLQKYPQPDCLSAKINDTWHKQSTQEVVDAVYQFSLGLLAMGFKKEDKIALVSFNRPEWIIADLGIQQIGAISVPLYPTITEDDYRYILKEAEVKLILVSDEKLYSKVSAATAQIEGIQGIYSFDRLPGVKHWSDILNQAREADLDRLKAIKAAVTPEDLFTIIYTSGTTGNPKGVMLTHNNIVSNYKSCQPYVPVNNQHRALSFLPLCHIYERMLSVLYMAEGVSIYYAESIEKVAENLREVKPHVFATVPRLLEKVYDKIVAKGKDLTGVKKNLFFWALELGLKYDVRGMSAWYTAQLALANKLIFNKWREALGGNVIAIVSGGAALQPRLARVFGAANIRVMEGYGLTETSPVIAVNRHNPEDHMIGTVGPPVDDMEVKIAETDGEILTRSASVMKGYYKHPELTAEVIDADGWFHTGDIGEMVEGKYLKITDRKKEMFKTSGGKYIAPQLIENKLKESNLIEQVMVIGDGRKFASALIVPSFPDLREYCRLHDIPYTTDAEMINHPAVLEKFNREVKSYNEHFAQWEQIKRHELMPKPWTIESGELTAKLSLKRKVILQNNQALIEKIY from the coding sequence CTGCAAATAACCCGAGCCTTCGATGTTTTAGCCTATCAATTACAAAAGTATCCGCAACCCGATTGTTTGTCGGCTAAAATTAACGATACCTGGCATAAACAAAGTACCCAGGAAGTAGTGGATGCCGTGTACCAGTTTAGTTTGGGTTTACTGGCCATGGGTTTTAAAAAAGAAGATAAAATTGCGCTGGTTTCTTTTAATCGCCCCGAGTGGATTATTGCGGATTTAGGGATTCAACAAATAGGTGCCATTAGTGTGCCCCTGTACCCCACCATTACCGAAGATGATTACCGCTATATTCTTAAAGAAGCAGAAGTAAAACTGATTTTGGTTTCGGATGAAAAGCTGTATAGTAAAGTAAGCGCGGCTACTGCCCAAATAGAAGGCATACAGGGAATTTATTCGTTCGATCGTTTGCCGGGAGTGAAGCATTGGTCCGATATTTTGAACCAGGCCCGGGAAGCAGATTTAGATCGGTTAAAAGCCATAAAAGCCGCGGTAACTCCCGAAGATTTATTTACTATTATTTATACTTCTGGTACCACCGGTAACCCCAAAGGAGTTATGCTCACGCACAACAATATTGTAAGTAATTACAAGTCGTGCCAGCCGTACGTACCGGTAAATAATCAACATCGCGCTTTAAGTTTTTTGCCACTTTGCCATATTTACGAACGCATGTTATCGGTGCTGTACATGGCCGAGGGCGTAAGTATTTACTACGCCGAAAGCATTGAAAAAGTAGCCGAAAATTTACGTGAAGTAAAACCCCACGTGTTTGCTACCGTGCCGCGTTTGCTGGAAAAAGTGTACGATAAAATTGTAGCGAAAGGCAAAGATTTAACCGGGGTGAAGAAAAATTTATTTTTCTGGGCTTTAGAGTTGGGGTTAAAATACGATGTGCGCGGCATGAGTGCCTGGTACACTGCGCAACTAGCCTTGGCCAATAAGTTAATTTTTAATAAATGGCGCGAAGCTTTGGGCGGAAACGTTATTGCCATAGTATCGGGTGGGGCAGCATTGCAGCCGCGTTTAGCCCGGGTATTTGGCGCCGCTAATATCCGGGTAATGGAAGGTTACGGTCTTACCGAAACTTCGCCGGTAATTGCAGTCAACCGCCACAACCCCGAAGACCACATGATTGGCACCGTAGGGCCGCCCGTGGATGACATGGAAGTAAAAATAGCCGAAACCGACGGCGAAATTTTAACCCGCAGCGCCAGCGTCATGAAAGGTTACTACAAACACCCGGAGCTCACCGCCGAAGTAATAGATGCGGATGGTTGGTTTCATACCGGCGATATTGGGGAAATGGTGGAAGGCAAATATTTAAAAATCACCGATCGCAAAAAAGAAATGTTTAAAACCTCTGGCGGTAAATACATTGCCCCGCAGCTCATTGAAAATAAATTAAAAGAATCTAACCTGATTGAGCAGGTAATGGTAATTGGCGACGGGCGCAAATTTGCCTCGGCGTTAATTGTGCCTTCGTTCCCGGATTTGCGGGAGTATTGTCGCTTGCATGATATTCCTTATACCACTGATGCCGAAATGATTAATCACCCTGCGGTGCTAGAGAAATTTAACCGGGAAGTAAAAAGTTACAACGAGCATTTTGCCCAGTGGGAACAAATTAAACGCCACGAACTCATGCCTAAACCCTGGACCATTGAGAGCGGCGAGTTAACGGCCAAACTAAGCCTGAAACGCAAAGTTATCTTGCAGAACAATCAGGCGCTCATCGAAAAGATTTATTAA
- a CDS encoding MarR family winged helix-turn-helix transcriptional regulator encodes MKPEETVDYNVKVCWHAIARMYNLQAAKYDVTTSIGFVLLNIHPQEGTPATKIAPKMGLEARSLTRILKSMEEDGLIYKVGDAVDKRSVRIFLTGKGLEKKELARQTVRTFNQKVREQIPETDLAVFFKVINQINGLIESKEIYK; translated from the coding sequence ATGAAGCCCGAAGAAACCGTTGATTATAATGTAAAAGTGTGCTGGCACGCCATTGCGCGCATGTACAATCTGCAAGCTGCTAAGTATGATGTTACCACTTCTATTGGTTTCGTGCTTTTAAATATTCATCCGCAGGAAGGTACTCCCGCTACTAAAATAGCACCTAAAATGGGCTTGGAAGCTCGCAGCTTAACCCGCATTTTAAAAAGCATGGAAGAAGACGGCCTGATTTACAAAGTAGGGGATGCCGTTGATAAACGGTCGGTGCGTATATTTTTAACCGGAAAAGGATTAGAGAAAAAAGAACTGGCCCGGCAAACCGTAAGAACCTTTAACCAGAAAGTGCGAGAACAAATACCCGAAACCGATCTGGCGGTTTTTTTTAAAGTGATCAACCAAATTAACGGCTTAATTGAAAGTAAAGAAATCTATAAATAG
- a CDS encoding 3-hydroxyacyl-CoA dehydrogenase/enoyl-CoA hydratase family protein, producing the protein MKRIIKKVAVLGSGIMGSRIACHFANIGVPVLLLDIAPKELSPEEAQRGLTLDHPTVKNRIVNSALQIAIGSNPAPLYRKADAKYISTGNFDDNLKNIASCDWVIEVVVENLKIKQSLYEKVEQYRKPGTLITSNTSGIPIHLMTAGRSDDFRKHFCGTHFFNPPRYLKLLEIIPTPETDKSVVDFLLHYGDLYLGKTTVLAKDTPAFIANRIGIFGIMDTFSQMQKLGLNIDEVDRITGPITGRPKSATFRTLDVVGLDTLAKVAQGLYQTGEKDEARELFQLPDYVQQMLDKNWLGDKTGQGFYKKTKNAQGETEILTLDLNTLEYAPKQKVKFASLEPLKTIDNLKPRLKALYSGSDKAAEFFKATSHGLFSYISHRIPEISDELYRIDDAMRAGFGWEIGPFELWDALGVAETVKAMEAEDRKPAAWVYDFLAAGNTSFYKTNQGSRLYYDIPSKSYQNIPGTESFIILDNFRESNVVWKNAGATLFDIGDGILNLEFHTKMNTLGSEIIQGLNKAVEIGEKDFRGLVVGNDAPNFSAGANLALVYMYALDQDYDELNIMIRQFQNTMMRMRYSAIPVVAAPHGLALGGGCELSLHADKIQAAAETYMGLVEFGVGLIPGGGGTKEMTLRTADSFEEGDPEFNSLRNTFTTIAMAKVSTSAQEAFDLGFMRRGDAITINNNRLLAEAKLAAIELAEAGYTQPVPRKDIKVLGRGALGMFISGVYAMYEGSYISEHDQKIARKLAYVMSGGDLSTPTLVSEQYLLNLEREAFLSLTGERKTLERIKSILTSGKPLRN; encoded by the coding sequence ATGAAAAGAATAATTAAAAAAGTTGCGGTTTTAGGTTCGGGCATCATGGGTTCGCGCATTGCCTGTCACTTTGCTAATATTGGCGTACCGGTTTTGCTGCTTGATATTGCTCCCAAAGAACTTTCCCCGGAAGAAGCGCAACGGGGTCTTACCCTGGATCATCCAACTGTAAAAAATCGGATTGTAAACAGTGCCTTGCAAATTGCCATTGGTTCCAACCCGGCTCCGCTGTACCGGAAAGCCGACGCGAAATACATTTCCACCGGAAACTTTGACGATAATTTAAAAAATATTGCTTCCTGCGACTGGGTGATAGAGGTAGTGGTCGAAAATTTAAAAATTAAGCAAAGTCTTTACGAAAAAGTAGAACAATATCGTAAACCGGGTACGCTTATTACCTCTAACACGTCGGGTATTCCTATTCATTTGATGACTGCCGGCCGTTCCGATGATTTCCGGAAGCACTTTTGCGGAACGCACTTTTTTAATCCGCCGCGCTACTTAAAACTGCTCGAAATAATTCCGACCCCTGAAACTGATAAAAGTGTGGTTGATTTTCTGCTACACTACGGCGATTTATACCTGGGTAAAACTACCGTATTAGCCAAAGATACCCCAGCCTTTATCGCAAACCGCATTGGTATTTTCGGGATTATGGATACGTTCAGCCAAATGCAAAAGCTGGGCTTAAACATCGATGAAGTCGATCGTATTACCGGACCAATTACCGGCCGTCCTAAATCCGCTACTTTCCGGACGTTAGATGTGGTAGGTTTAGATACTTTAGCCAAAGTTGCCCAAGGTTTGTACCAAACCGGCGAGAAAGACGAAGCCCGGGAGTTGTTTCAATTACCAGATTACGTGCAGCAAATGCTGGATAAAAACTGGTTAGGCGATAAAACTGGTCAGGGGTTTTACAAAAAAACTAAAAATGCACAGGGCGAAACCGAGATCTTAACCTTGGATTTAAATACCCTGGAGTACGCTCCGAAGCAAAAAGTGAAATTTGCCAGCCTGGAGCCGCTTAAAACTATTGATAACTTAAAACCCCGCTTGAAAGCTTTGTATAGCGGTAGCGACAAAGCCGCTGAGTTTTTTAAAGCTACTTCGCACGGTTTATTCAGTTATATCTCGCATCGCATTCCGGAAATATCCGATGAATTATACCGGATTGATGATGCCATGCGGGCCGGCTTTGGTTGGGAAATTGGTCCGTTTGAGCTATGGGATGCCTTAGGCGTAGCTGAAACCGTGAAAGCCATGGAAGCCGAAGATCGAAAGCCAGCCGCCTGGGTGTACGATTTTCTAGCCGCTGGTAACACTTCATTTTATAAAACAAACCAAGGTTCGCGCCTTTACTACGACATCCCCAGTAAATCTTACCAAAATATTCCGGGTACCGAAAGCTTTATTATTCTAGATAATTTTCGAGAGAGCAATGTGGTCTGGAAAAACGCTGGCGCTACTTTGTTTGATATCGGCGATGGTATTTTAAACCTGGAGTTTCATACCAAAATGAATACGCTGGGCTCCGAGATCATTCAGGGTTTAAACAAAGCTGTAGAAATAGGGGAGAAGGATTTTCGGGGCTTAGTAGTTGGCAACGATGCGCCAAACTTTTCAGCGGGAGCAAACCTGGCTTTAGTATACATGTACGCCCTTGATCAGGATTATGATGAATTAAATATTATGATCCGGCAATTCCAGAACACTATGATGCGCATGCGTTACAGCGCTATTCCGGTAGTGGCTGCCCCGCATGGTTTAGCTTTGGGCGGTGGCTGCGAATTGAGTCTGCACGCCGATAAAATACAGGCTGCCGCTGAAACGTACATGGGGCTGGTAGAATTTGGTGTAGGTCTAATTCCGGGGGGCGGCGGCACCAAAGAAATGACTTTGCGCACCGCGGATTCATTCGAAGAAGGTGATCCGGAATTTAATAGTTTACGCAATACCTTTACCACCATTGCTATGGCTAAAGTATCTACTTCCGCCCAAGAAGCCTTTGATTTAGGTTTTATGCGCCGGGGCGATGCGATTACTATTAACAACAACCGCTTACTCGCCGAAGCTAAACTAGCCGCCATTGAACTCGCCGAAGCTGGTTATACGCAACCTGTACCGCGCAAGGATATTAAAGTACTGGGCCGCGGCGCTTTAGGCATGTTTATTTCAGGCGTGTACGCCATGTACGAAGGAAGTTATATTTCAGAGCACGATCAGAAAATTGCCCGTAAGCTGGCCTATGTGATGTCGGGCGGCGATTTGTCGACACCTACGCTGGTATCGGAGCAATACTTATTGAATCTGGAACGCGAAGCATTTTTGTCCCTTACCGGTGAGCGCAAAACCCTGGAACGCATCAAAAGCATTTTAACCTCGGGTAAACCGCTCCGAAATTAA
- a CDS encoding thiolase family protein: MQNAYIVAGYRSAITKANRGGFRFTRPDDLAADVIKHLLASVPQLDSERVDDLIVGNAVPEAEQGLQMGRMIALLALPTSVSGMTVNRYCGSGIETIAIACSKIAAGISDCIIAGGTESMSLVPTVGFKTAPNYNLAVKHPEYFLSMGLTAEAVAKDYNVSREDQDEFSYNSHQKAIKAIEAGLFQEQIVPITIEETYVDENGKKKTRSFVVDTDEGPRADTSLEKLAKLKPVFAQNGTVTAGNASQTSDGAAFVIVMSERLVKELNLEPIARMVTYATGGVDPRIMGMGPIVAVPKAIKQAGLHLNDIDLFEINEAFAAQTLAVVRHLDIPEEKLNVSGGAIATGHPLGCSGAKLSIQQWHELRRRKQKYGLVTACVGGGQGVAGIYELLS, from the coding sequence ATGCAAAATGCCTATATCGTAGCCGGTTATCGTTCGGCTATTACCAAAGCAAACCGGGGCGGCTTCCGGTTTACCCGCCCCGACGACTTAGCTGCCGATGTCATTAAGCATTTACTGGCTTCGGTGCCTCAGTTAGACTCCGAGCGAGTTGATGATTTAATTGTAGGAAATGCGGTCCCGGAAGCAGAACAAGGTTTACAAATGGGCCGAATGATCGCCTTATTAGCGTTACCTACCAGCGTGTCTGGGATGACGGTAAACCGCTACTGTGGCTCCGGTATTGAAACCATTGCGATTGCCTGTAGTAAAATTGCCGCCGGTATTTCGGATTGCATTATTGCCGGCGGTACCGAATCTATGTCGCTGGTACCAACAGTAGGTTTTAAAACGGCTCCTAATTACAACTTAGCCGTAAAGCACCCGGAGTATTTCTTAAGCATGGGTTTAACCGCCGAAGCAGTAGCAAAGGATTACAACGTTTCGCGCGAAGACCAGGACGAATTCTCTTATAACTCGCACCAAAAAGCGATAAAAGCCATTGAAGCCGGTTTGTTCCAGGAGCAAATTGTGCCCATCACCATCGAAGAAACCTATGTGGATGAGAATGGTAAGAAGAAAACCCGCTCCTTTGTGGTAGATACCGACGAAGGTCCCCGGGCCGATACTTCCTTAGAAAAACTAGCCAAGCTAAAACCGGTATTTGCGCAAAATGGTACCGTAACGGCTGGCAACGCTTCGCAAACTTCGGATGGCGCTGCTTTTGTAATCGTCATGAGCGAGCGCCTGGTAAAAGAATTAAATCTGGAGCCTATTGCCCGCATGGTTACTTACGCAACAGGCGGAGTAGACCCGCGCATTATGGGTATGGGGCCTATTGTGGCGGTACCTAAAGCCATTAAACAAGCCGGTTTGCACTTGAATGATATTGACCTTTTTGAAATTAACGAAGCCTTTGCCGCTCAAACCTTAGCTGTAGTCCGCCATCTGGATATTCCGGAAGAAAAGTTAAATGTGAGTGGTGGCGCTATTGCAACCGGCCACCCATTAGGTTGCTCCGGGGCTAAATTGAGCATCCAGCAATGGCACGAACTCCGCCGCCGGAAGCAAAAGTACGGCCTGGTTACTGCCTGCGTAGGCGGTGGTCAGGGAGTGGCGGGGATTTATGAACTTTTGAGTTGA